A stretch of the Kushneria konosiri genome encodes the following:
- a CDS encoding tripartite tricarboxylate transporter permease, with translation METLGYLGQGFGVATTPLNLLTALCGTLIGTVVGLLPGLGPINGVALLIPIAFALGLPPETSLILLAAVYLGCEYGGRISSILLNIPGEASAVMTAMDGHPLARQGKGGIALSISAAGSFMGGLIATIGVTIFAPLLAKWAVAFGPAEYFVMMVFAITCLAGMAGNKPMKTAVASLIGLLLACVGIDSNSGVYRFTFGSLGLADGIQFVVLVLGLFSISEILVLLERTYYGQSALKTSGRMLFNVKEAMFVKWTVLRSGVVGFFMGILPGAGATMASAVAYMSEKRMASKDNRFGDGDLRGLAAPETANSAAACGSMVPMLTLGVPGSGTTAVMLGALTLYNITPGPLLFQTDPQLVWGLIASLFIANVMLVVMNIPLIRVFTKILAVPYWALVPGIAIVTAIGVYGVHATTFDLFLMIVIGVVGYILRKFDFPLSAVLLGFILGGIMEQNLRRALSISNGDLSILWSSPITWGGWALVVLMIVLPMYRGWRQRQVARPANP, from the coding sequence ATGGAAACACTGGGATATCTGGGTCAGGGATTCGGCGTGGCGACAACGCCGCTGAATCTGTTGACGGCCCTGTGCGGCACGCTGATTGGTACCGTGGTCGGGCTTTTGCCCGGACTCGGGCCGATCAACGGTGTGGCGCTTCTGATTCCGATCGCCTTTGCGCTCGGCCTGCCGCCGGAAACATCCTTGATCCTGCTGGCAGCAGTGTATCTGGGCTGTGAGTATGGCGGACGTATTTCGTCGATTCTTTTGAACATCCCCGGCGAAGCCTCTGCCGTCATGACCGCCATGGACGGCCATCCGCTGGCCCGTCAGGGCAAGGGTGGCATTGCGCTGTCCATTTCGGCGGCCGGCTCCTTCATGGGTGGCCTGATTGCCACCATCGGCGTAACCATCTTCGCGCCACTGCTGGCGAAATGGGCGGTCGCATTCGGACCGGCCGAATATTTTGTCATGATGGTCTTTGCCATCACCTGTCTGGCCGGCATGGCCGGCAACAAGCCAATGAAAACGGCGGTCGCCTCACTGATCGGTCTGCTGCTGGCGTGTGTGGGCATTGACTCCAACAGCGGCGTTTATCGCTTTACCTTCGGCAGTCTGGGACTGGCGGATGGCATCCAGTTCGTGGTGCTGGTGCTGGGGCTTTTCAGTATCAGTGAGATTCTGGTACTGCTCGAGCGTACCTATTACGGCCAGAGCGCGCTCAAGACCAGCGGTCGCATGCTGTTTAATGTAAAAGAGGCCATGTTCGTTAAATGGACCGTGCTGCGCAGCGGCGTGGTGGGCTTTTTCATGGGGATTCTGCCGGGCGCCGGTGCCACCATGGCCAGTGCCGTGGCGTACATGAGTGAAAAGCGCATGGCATCGAAGGATAACCGCTTCGGTGATGGCGATCTGCGCGGTCTGGCCGCACCGGAAACCGCCAACAGTGCAGCCGCCTGTGGTTCCATGGTGCCGATGCTGACCCTGGGGGTTCCGGGTTCTGGTACTACTGCAGTCATGCTGGGGGCGCTGACGCTTTACAACATCACGCCTGGTCCGCTGCTGTTCCAGACCGACCCGCAGCTGGTCTGGGGTCTGATCGCGTCGCTGTTTATCGCCAACGTCATGCTGGTGGTGATGAATATCCCGCTGATTCGTGTGTTCACCAAGATTCTGGCCGTCCCTTACTGGGCGCTGGTGCCTGGTATCGCGATCGTTACGGCGATCGGGGTCTACGGCGTACACGCCACCACCTTTGACCTGTTTTTGATGATTGTGATCGGGGTAGTGGGCTATATCCTGCGCAAGTTCGACTTTCCGCTGTCAGCGGTGCTGCTGGGCTTTATCCTGGGCGGCATTATGGAGCAGAACCTGCGCCGCGCACTGTCGATCTCCAACGGTGATCTCTCGATTCTGTGGTCGAGCCCGATTACCTGGGGTGGCTGGGCACTGGTGGTGCTGATGATTGTGCTGCCGATGTATCGCGGCTGGCGCCAGCGTCAGGTCGCACGGCCGGCCAATCCGTAA
- a CDS encoding exopolysaccharide biosynthesis polyprenyl glycosylphosphotransferase gives MQMTTSSLRNNHRHSRWYERILLSFHTHYFLGLVLVAGLPALWQWGWSTWKLEENEVNITLLASAAAYMVAFRAVKELSHYPGTSAFSYVIPSATVVYLGVTALLVGLEIPFAPWQLLFSYLTALAFGCTGYRLAHRYRRRKMAIVPVGNVSRWFDRRDIDQRWLKSPDLENTRVDGVIVDLSSDLSTDWQRFLADCTIKRIPVHDARRFSEARLGRIGLDQIHANRYSSLMPKTSYELFKRVADIFAALMLMPVALPLMGIAAIMIKRDDPGPVLFRQRRSGFQGEEFDVYKMRSMYVNPDDVRPTQEGDDPRITKVGKYLRKYRIDELPQLFNVLKGDMSLIGPRPETPSLTEAYERDIPFFRYRHVVRPGISGWAQVEQGYASEVEGSRLKLEYDFYYIRNFSFWMDLLVVIRTIRTIFTGSGAR, from the coding sequence ATGCAAATGACTACGAGTTCATTGCGCAACAATCATCGGCACTCCCGTTGGTATGAGCGTATTCTATTGAGCTTTCATACCCACTATTTTCTCGGCCTTGTACTGGTTGCAGGTTTGCCTGCCCTCTGGCAATGGGGCTGGTCAACCTGGAAACTGGAAGAGAACGAAGTCAACATCACGCTTCTCGCCAGTGCGGCTGCCTATATGGTCGCGTTTCGAGCGGTAAAAGAGCTCTCTCACTATCCGGGCACAAGTGCGTTTTCCTATGTTATTCCTTCGGCAACCGTGGTCTACCTGGGGGTAACAGCACTACTTGTCGGTCTTGAGATTCCCTTCGCCCCCTGGCAACTCTTGTTTTCCTATCTGACAGCTCTTGCATTTGGCTGCACGGGCTATCGTCTTGCCCACCGCTATCGCCGACGCAAGATGGCCATCGTACCGGTGGGCAATGTGTCACGATGGTTTGATCGACGAGACATCGACCAGCGATGGTTGAAAAGTCCAGATCTTGAAAACACTCGAGTCGATGGCGTCATTGTGGACCTATCCAGCGATCTGAGTACTGACTGGCAGCGTTTTCTGGCCGACTGCACCATCAAGCGTATCCCGGTGCATGATGCTCGTCGCTTCAGTGAGGCGCGGCTCGGACGCATTGGGCTCGATCAGATTCATGCCAATCGTTATAGCTCGCTGATGCCTAAAACCAGCTATGAGCTTTTCAAGCGAGTCGCTGACATTTTTGCCGCATTGATGCTGATGCCGGTTGCACTGCCTCTTATGGGTATAGCGGCGATCATGATCAAGCGCGACGACCCGGGCCCCGTTCTGTTTCGCCAGCGCCGCTCGGGCTTTCAGGGCGAGGAATTTGATGTCTACAAGATGCGCAGCATGTATGTGAATCCGGATGACGTTCGCCCTACCCAGGAAGGCGATGATCCTCGCATCACGAAGGTCGGCAAATATCTTCGCAAGTATCGTATCGATGAGCTGCCGCAGCTGTTCAACGTCCTCAAGGGAGACATGAGCCTGATCGGCCCTCGTCCGGAAACACCCTCCCTGACCGAAGCCTACGAGCGCGACATTCCGTTCTTTCGCTATCGTCATGTGGTCAGGCCCGGCATTTCGGGATGGGCCCAGGTCGAACAGGGTTATGCCTCGGAAGTCGAGGGCTCGCGCCTCAAGCTCGAATATGACTTTTACTACATCCGCAATTTCTCGTTCTGGATGGACCTGCTGGTCGTGATTCGTACCATTCGCACCATCTTTACCGGCTCCGGCGCACGCTGA